A stretch of the Modestobacter marinus genome encodes the following:
- a CDS encoding helix-turn-helix domain-containing protein — translation MDNADDLLTTAEVAQIMRSPVSTLRYWRHLGTGPHSFRVGRRVVYRRADVTAWLHEQAEAGRAERAG, via the coding sequence ATGGACAACGCCGATGACCTGCTGACCACGGCCGAGGTTGCCCAGATCATGCGCTCGCCCGTCTCCACGCTGAGGTACTGGCGGCACCTCGGCACCGGCCCGCACAGCTTCCGTGTGGGACGTCGCGTGGTCTACCGGCGCGCTGACGTGACCGCGTGGCTCCATGAGCAGGCAGAAGCAGGGCGGGCTGAACGAGCCGGGTGA
- a CDS encoding cytochrome c biogenesis CcdA family protein, giving the protein MPPTAAPSRRDRRRVLAGALLFVAGFSLVFVSFGALFGGLGRLLLEWAPLLTRVMGVVTIVMGLAFLGALPWLQRERRIHRRPPAGLAGAPVLGIVFGLGWTPCLGPTLSAVNSLAYSQASAGRGAVLGLAYCLGLGIPFLLVALGARRALTFSTFARRHAPTVMRVGGVLLLALGLLLVTGMWDAVMMWLRSWLATTGLGSSVV; this is encoded by the coding sequence GTGCCTCCCACGGCGGCGCCGTCGCGCAGAGACCGGCGCCGGGTACTTGCCGGAGCCCTGCTGTTCGTCGCCGGCTTCAGCCTGGTGTTCGTCTCCTTCGGAGCACTGTTCGGCGGTCTCGGGCGGCTGCTGCTGGAGTGGGCGCCCCTGCTTACCCGGGTCATGGGCGTGGTCACCATCGTCATGGGCCTCGCCTTCCTGGGAGCGCTGCCCTGGCTGCAGCGGGAACGGCGCATCCACCGGCGCCCACCGGCCGGTCTGGCCGGCGCACCGGTGCTGGGGATCGTCTTCGGGTTGGGCTGGACACCGTGCCTGGGCCCGACGCTCTCCGCGGTGAACTCGCTGGCCTACAGCCAGGCGTCCGCGGGCCGCGGCGCCGTGCTCGGCTTGGCCTACTGCCTTGGGTTGGGCATCCCGTTCCTGCTGGTTGCCCTCGGCGCCCGTCGGGCCCTCACCTTCTCCACCTTCGCCCGCCGCCACGCCCCCACGGTCATGCGCGTCGGAGGCGTCCTGCTCCTGGCCCTCGGCCTGCTCCTGGTGACCGGGATGTGGGACGCAGTGATGATGTGGCTCCGCTCCTGGCTGGCCACCACCGGCCTGGGCTCCTCCGTGGTCTGA
- a CDS encoding TlpA family protein disulfide reductase: protein MADTPTRRGLVAAALVAAALLLLGCSGSSGTNASTATDAAEFDFSEATPLGQVIPAEARESAPAFSGELLDGSEFDSQSLDGDITVLNFWGSWCAPCRVETPEFQAVYTDVADSGVQFLGVDVKDQRNLAQAFVDRVGATYPSMFDPRGEVALAFRGFPANVVPTTILLDRDGQVAAVYVAVVPEDDLRTALDQLLDEG, encoded by the coding sequence TTGGCTGACACCCCGACCCGCCGCGGCCTGGTGGCAGCCGCCCTCGTCGCTGCCGCCCTCCTGCTCCTGGGCTGCTCCGGTAGCTCGGGGACCAACGCCAGCACCGCCACCGATGCTGCGGAGTTCGACTTCAGCGAGGCCACTCCCCTGGGCCAGGTGATCCCCGCGGAAGCGCGTGAATCGGCCCCGGCGTTCAGCGGTGAGCTGCTCGATGGCAGCGAGTTCGACTCGCAGTCGCTGGATGGCGACATCACCGTGCTCAACTTCTGGGGATCCTGGTGCGCGCCCTGCCGGGTGGAGACACCCGAGTTCCAGGCGGTCTACACCGACGTCGCCGACTCCGGCGTGCAGTTCCTCGGCGTGGACGTCAAAGACCAGCGGAACCTCGCCCAGGCCTTCGTCGATCGCGTCGGCGCCACCTACCCCTCCATGTTCGACCCACGTGGCGAGGTCGCACTGGCCTTCCGCGGCTTCCCCGCCAACGTCGTGCCCACCACCATCCTGCTCGACCGCGACGGGCAAGTAGCCGCGGTGTACGTGGCCGTCGTCCCCGAAGACGACCTGCGCACGGCCCTCGACCAGCTACTGGACGAGGGCTGA
- a CDS encoding vitamin K epoxide reductase family protein translates to MSDTAVADRPAATEAPASAGRGLAVWLLVGGLLGFVAALVLAVEKYALLADPAYVPTCSLNPVLSCGSIMASPQADAFGFPNPLLGIAGFPVVAATGAALLAGGWLAEWFWAALQAGVTAGVVFVHWLMFASLYRIEALCPYCMVVWAVTIPLFTAVTLRNLTAWAPRLPAGVNAAVAVVRTRHSVLLTAWFLLIVAAITQRFWLYWSSLVG, encoded by the coding sequence ATGAGTGACACCGCAGTCGCCGACCGGCCGGCCGCCACCGAGGCACCCGCCTCGGCCGGCCGCGGCCTGGCGGTGTGGCTGCTCGTCGGCGGGCTGCTCGGTTTCGTGGCGGCGCTCGTGCTGGCGGTGGAGAAGTACGCCCTGCTGGCCGACCCCGCCTACGTGCCGACCTGCAGCCTCAATCCGGTGCTGAGCTGCGGCTCGATCATGGCCAGCCCGCAGGCGGACGCCTTCGGCTTCCCCAACCCATTGCTCGGGATCGCCGGCTTCCCCGTCGTCGCCGCCACCGGCGCCGCGCTGCTCGCCGGCGGCTGGCTGGCCGAGTGGTTCTGGGCCGCGCTCCAGGCCGGCGTCACCGCCGGCGTCGTGTTCGTGCACTGGCTGATGTTCGCCAGCCTGTACCGCATCGAGGCGCTGTGCCCGTACTGCATGGTCGTCTGGGCGGTCACCATCCCGCTGTTCACCGCCGTCACCCTGCGCAACCTCACCGCCTGGGCGCCGCGGCTGCCCGCAGGGGTCAACGCCGCGGTCGCGGTGGTGCGAACCCGGCACAGCGTCCTGCTCACCGCCTGGTTCCTTCTCATCGTCGCCGCCATCACACAGCGGTTCTGGCTGTACTGGAGTTCCCTCGTTGGCTGA
- a CDS encoding DsbA family protein, with protein sequence MSTNLKVSAALVAAFAAVVAAVLILGQSDSGSSADSGARVVREDSHRLGEPGAGDVTLVEFLDFECEACASVYPFVEQLREDYAGQVTFVARYMPMPGHPNAENAAVAVEAAAQQGEFEAMYQRMYETQEQWSHREESQAAVFRGFAADLGLDLASYDEDVADPATLERVLADRDDGLALGVEGTPTFFLNGEKLEVTTTDEFIERIEAALDE encoded by the coding sequence GTGTCCACCAACCTCAAGGTGTCGGCCGCACTGGTCGCCGCGTTCGCCGCCGTCGTGGCCGCGGTCCTCATTCTGGGGCAGTCCGATTCCGGCTCGAGCGCCGACAGCGGCGCGCGGGTGGTGCGCGAGGACAGCCACCGCCTCGGTGAACCCGGCGCCGGCGACGTGACCCTGGTCGAGTTCCTGGACTTCGAATGCGAGGCGTGCGCGTCGGTGTACCCGTTCGTCGAGCAGCTGCGCGAGGATTACGCCGGCCAGGTGACGTTCGTCGCCCGGTACATGCCGATGCCCGGCCACCCGAACGCCGAGAACGCCGCCGTCGCCGTCGAAGCCGCCGCCCAGCAGGGCGAGTTCGAGGCGATGTACCAGCGCATGTACGAGACCCAGGAGCAGTGGAGCCACCGGGAGGAGTCCCAAGCCGCTGTGTTCCGCGGCTTCGCCGCCGACCTCGGCCTGGACCTGGCCTCCTACGACGAGGACGTGGCCGACCCGGCCACCCTCGAGCGGGTGCTGGCCGACCGGGACGACGGCCTGGCGCTCGGCGTGGAGGGCACACCGACGTTCTTCCTCAACGGCGAGAAGCTCGAGGTCACCACCACCGACGAGTTCATCGAGCGCATCGAGGCCGCCCTCGATGAGTGA
- a CDS encoding ArsR/SmtB family transcription factor, with the protein MSSDTCDLLCLDLPHAEAVRAQLSGEEQVRARANQAKALGDPTRLRIASALSLGEELCVCDLAWITELSQNLVSHHVRILRTAVLATSRRNGKLVMYRLTEAGTRLLAAVVGPAQPLNAGTATAEALS; encoded by the coding sequence ATGAGCAGCGACACCTGCGATCTGCTGTGCCTGGATCTGCCGCATGCCGAGGCCGTCCGCGCCCAGCTGAGCGGTGAGGAGCAGGTCCGCGCGCGTGCCAACCAGGCGAAGGCCCTGGGTGACCCGACCCGGCTGCGGATCGCCTCGGCGCTCTCCCTCGGGGAGGAGCTGTGCGTGTGTGACCTGGCCTGGATCACCGAGCTGTCCCAGAACCTGGTCTCTCACCACGTGCGCATCCTGCGGACGGCGGTTCTCGCAACGTCCCGCCGCAACGGCAAGCTGGTCATGTACCGCCTCACCGAGGCCGGCACGCGGCTGCTGGCCGCCGTGGTTGGCCCCGCCCAGCCGCTGAACGCCGGCACCGCGACGGCCGAGGCGCTGTCGTGA
- a CDS encoding cation diffusion facilitator family transporter encodes MTALHPAQLTADRRALLARRIRLFVALTITWNVIEAAVALTAGARASSSALIGFGLDSVIEVSSALAVAWQFAGRDPEARERVALKVIGASFFALAAFVTVDALRSLLGSGEAEHSSVGLVLAALSLAVMPFLSYAQRRAGRELGSASAVADSKQTLICTYLSAVLLVGLALNSLFGWSWADPIAALVIAGLALKEGREAWRGENCCSPAEALRPGALESTDDACGCKPGCDCCN; translated from the coding sequence GTGACCGCCCTGCACCCGGCTCAGCTCACCGCCGACCGGCGCGCGCTCCTGGCGCGACGTATCCGGCTGTTCGTGGCCTTGACCATCACCTGGAACGTCATCGAGGCCGCGGTCGCGCTCACCGCTGGTGCCCGGGCATCGTCGTCGGCGCTGATCGGGTTCGGCCTGGACTCGGTCATCGAGGTGTCCTCGGCGCTGGCCGTCGCCTGGCAGTTCGCCGGCCGCGACCCCGAGGCGCGGGAGAGGGTGGCGTTGAAGGTCATCGGCGCCTCGTTCTTCGCCCTGGCGGCGTTCGTCACCGTCGACGCGCTCCGCTCCCTGCTTGGCTCCGGGGAGGCTGAGCACTCCAGCGTCGGGCTGGTGCTAGCGGCGCTGAGCCTGGCGGTCATGCCGTTCCTGTCCTACGCCCAGCGCCGCGCCGGCCGCGAACTCGGCTCGGCGTCAGCGGTCGCGGACTCCAAGCAGACGCTGATCTGCACCTACCTCTCCGCCGTCCTGCTGGTGGGGCTGGCCCTCAACAGTCTGTTCGGCTGGTCGTGGGCCGACCCGATCGCCGCCCTGGTCATCGCGGGACTGGCGCTCAAGGAAGGGCGGGAGGCCTGGCGCGGCGAGAACTGCTGCTCACCGGCCGAGGCGCTGCGCCCCGGCGCCCTGGAATCCACCGACGACGCCTGTGGCTGCAAGCCCGGCTGCGACTGCTGCAACTGA
- a CDS encoding copper resistance CopC family protein, giving the protein MPRILIVAAATTLASLLLVLSGGTALAHTGLQSSTPADGETLTAAPGTVTLTFSSAVTSEFAQIAVTSPDGESVTSGEVTIDGAVVSQPVSTRGDGAYIVAYRVVSDDGHPVSGQLTFTLTGTGGAATESAPAEPPLVNTPAPTPDTETAVSPAADSDTHSDAGSSWGLLVLLAAAAVVLVAGTWLALRRRSSTGG; this is encoded by the coding sequence GTGCCACGCATCCTCATCGTCGCCGCGGCGACGACCCTAGCCTCGCTCTTGCTCGTCCTCAGCGGTGGTACGGCACTGGCGCACACCGGGCTGCAGTCCTCGACGCCGGCGGACGGGGAGACGCTGACCGCCGCTCCGGGCACTGTCACCCTCACGTTCTCCTCGGCGGTCACCTCGGAGTTCGCCCAGATCGCTGTCACCTCCCCGGACGGGGAGTCGGTCACCTCCGGGGAGGTGACCATCGACGGTGCGGTGGTGTCCCAGCCGGTCAGCACCCGCGGTGACGGCGCGTACATCGTCGCCTACCGAGTCGTCTCCGACGACGGTCACCCGGTCTCCGGCCAGCTCACCTTCACCCTCACCGGCACCGGCGGTGCGGCGACGGAGTCGGCGCCGGCTGAGCCGCCCCTGGTGAACACACCCGCACCCACTCCGGACACGGAGACCGCGGTGTCCCCGGCCGCCGACAGCGACACGCACAGCGACGCGGGCAGCAGCTGGGGCCTGTTGGTGCTCCTCGCCGCGGCGGCAGTGGTGCTCGTGGCCGGGACGTGGCTGGCGTTGCGCCGTCGCAGCTCCACCGGTGGCTGA
- a CDS encoding copper resistance D family protein, with amino-acid sequence MAEAPVDSAPTPARVRRGLLVLASTLAALVVCLLTLWAGGAADVVSVPGIPAPPPVIAWLVPALRLIADAAAVLTVGCLFGAVVLVPGDTVLSTAGYRWVRLAGWGAVAWALASLASLPVLLADFLGTGFSAVSLRGVWSFVESVEQGRNLVIVAALAALVAAFARTVLHPAGARVLLLIALAATIPPAFTSHSADEADHNLAVTAVALHVLGVVLWAGGLLALMLAARLAGPGRVTAVERFSRLALPLAVVVAGSGAVTAYTRFSSPYQLVGTGYGVVLLAKVAAFVGLLGLAAWHRRRTLPALRAERPAAFLRLAGAEVILFAATIGLAVGLARTPTPPPVLDTDAAAAEQALLPAISTAAT; translated from the coding sequence GTGGCTGAAGCACCGGTCGACAGCGCGCCGACGCCGGCGAGGGTGCGCCGAGGCCTCCTCGTGCTCGCCTCGACGTTGGCGGCCCTCGTGGTCTGCCTGCTCACGCTGTGGGCCGGCGGCGCCGCTGACGTTGTCTCGGTGCCGGGCATCCCGGCCCCGCCGCCCGTTATCGCCTGGCTGGTGCCCGCTCTGCGGCTGATCGCCGACGCGGCCGCCGTGCTGACGGTGGGCTGCCTGTTCGGAGCCGTGGTTCTGGTGCCCGGTGACACGGTGCTCAGCACGGCCGGCTACCGGTGGGTGCGCCTGGCCGGCTGGGGCGCAGTGGCCTGGGCGCTGGCCTCGCTGGCCTCGCTGCCGGTGCTGCTGGCCGACTTCCTGGGCACGGGGTTCTCGGCGGTCTCCCTGCGCGGCGTCTGGAGCTTCGTCGAGAGCGTCGAGCAGGGCCGCAATCTCGTGATCGTTGCCGCCCTCGCCGCTTTGGTGGCGGCCTTCGCCCGAACCGTCCTGCACCCGGCCGGGGCGCGGGTGCTGCTCCTCATCGCCCTGGCCGCGACCATTCCGCCGGCCTTCACCTCCCACTCCGCCGACGAAGCCGACCACAACCTCGCCGTCACCGCCGTCGCACTGCACGTGCTCGGCGTCGTGCTGTGGGCCGGTGGCCTGCTGGCGCTGATGCTCGCCGCTCGGCTCGCCGGCCCGGGGCGCGTCACCGCGGTCGAGCGGTTCAGCCGCCTCGCCCTACCGCTGGCGGTGGTCGTCGCCGGCAGCGGTGCAGTCACCGCCTACACGCGGTTCTCCAGCCCCTATCAGCTGGTCGGCACCGGCTACGGGGTCGTGCTGTTGGCGAAGGTCGCGGCCTTCGTGGGACTGCTGGGGCTCGCCGCCTGGCACCGCCGCCGAACACTTCCGGCACTGCGGGCCGAGCGGCCGGCTGCCTTTCTTCGGCTGGCCGGCGCTGAGGTGATCCTCTTCGCCGCCACCATCGGACTTGCCGTAGGTCTGGCTCGCACCCCCACGCCGCCGCCCGTGCTGGACACTGATGCAGCCGCAGCGGAGCAGGCGCTCCTTCCTGCCATCAGCACGGCCGCCACCTGA
- a CDS encoding ArsR/SmtB family transcription factor, producing MTTNTETTAPPVDEAAALSTAASLFRSLGDPMRLAIVRHLMLGPHRVVDLTRHLDGPAQSSVSAALACLRDCGLAESKPQGRASLWSLSTQPELLSLLASAEKLLAATGDQVALCPVYGTGAAS from the coding sequence ATGACGACGAACACGGAGACGACCGCGCCGCCGGTCGATGAGGCTGCTGCGCTGTCGACGGCTGCGTCCCTGTTCCGCAGTTTGGGTGACCCGATGCGGCTGGCGATCGTCCGCCACCTGATGCTGGGCCCGCACCGGGTCGTGGACCTCACTCGGCATCTGGACGGTCCGGCGCAGAGCTCGGTGTCCGCGGCGCTGGCCTGCCTGCGGGACTGCGGCCTGGCCGAGAGCAAGCCGCAGGGCCGTGCGTCGCTGTGGTCGCTGAGCACCCAGCCGGAGCTGCTCTCGCTGCTCGCCTCGGCGGAGAAGCTGCTGGCCGCGACCGGTGACCAGGTCGCGCTCTGCCCGGTGTACGGAACGGGGGCCGCGTCGTGA
- a CDS encoding methyltransferase family protein, which translates to MTVAALVLYVIALVVLFGVRSWVQLRRTGSTGFVGISGSPADAGWWGGVLFAVAMVLGLVGPLLAVADVVTADPPLGVRAAGLLLALGGFAATLAAQTGMGASWRIGVDPAERTDLVTGGVFAHVRNPIFTAMVAAQAGVVLMVPTWISVLALVALVAAVQLQVRVVEEPYLRSAHGRAYATYASQAGRFVPGIGRLSATQEVPR; encoded by the coding sequence GTGACCGTCGCCGCGCTCGTCCTCTACGTCATCGCCCTCGTTGTGCTGTTCGGTGTGCGGTCCTGGGTCCAGTTGCGCCGCACCGGGTCGACCGGGTTCGTCGGCATCTCCGGTTCTCCGGCAGACGCCGGCTGGTGGGGCGGGGTGCTGTTCGCCGTCGCGATGGTGCTGGGCCTGGTCGGCCCGCTGCTGGCCGTCGCCGACGTCGTGACCGCCGACCCGCCGCTGGGCGTCCGGGCCGCCGGCCTCTTGCTGGCGCTGGGCGGGTTCGCCGCGACGCTGGCCGCGCAGACCGGCATGGGCGCCTCGTGGCGGATCGGCGTCGACCCGGCCGAGCGAACCGACCTGGTCACCGGCGGCGTGTTCGCGCATGTCCGGAACCCGATCTTCACCGCGATGGTCGCCGCCCAGGCCGGGGTGGTGCTCATGGTGCCCACCTGGATCAGCGTGCTGGCGCTGGTCGCACTTGTGGCCGCCGTTCAGCTGCAAGTCCGGGTCGTCGAAGAGCCATACCTCCGCAGCGCGCACGGCAGGGCGTACGCCACCTACGCCTCGCAGGCCGGCCGGTTCGTGCCCGGCATCGGCCGCCTCTCCGCTACTCAGGAAGTGCCGCGATGA
- a CDS encoding cation diffusion facilitator family transporter has protein sequence MSGGHDHAHGHHGAEGNRRRLAVVLALTASVLVVQVVGALLSGSLALLADAAHAGTDAAGLFIALVAATLALRPPTAQRTWGYRRAEVLGATLQAAVLLAVGVLVTVEAVGRLLEPATAEVAATPVLVFGGIGLAANALGIWVLIRGGARDGNVNMRAALLEVMNDALGSVMVLVAAVVIAVTGWQQADAVASLLIAALIVPRTLKLLRETVAVLLESTPPGLDLDDVRRHLLALPHVLEVHDLHASQITSGLPVLTAHVVVEDRCFFDGHAPQVLDQLQACLAEHFPVSVEHSTFQLEMVAHTGHELAAHS, from the coding sequence ATGAGCGGCGGACACGACCACGCGCACGGTCACCACGGTGCGGAGGGCAACCGCCGGCGACTGGCGGTCGTGCTCGCGCTGACCGCCTCGGTGCTCGTCGTCCAGGTCGTTGGCGCGCTGCTGTCGGGCTCTTTGGCGCTGCTGGCCGACGCCGCGCACGCCGGCACCGACGCCGCCGGCCTGTTCATCGCACTTGTCGCGGCCACGCTGGCGCTGCGTCCGCCGACCGCTCAGCGCACCTGGGGCTACCGGCGGGCCGAGGTGCTCGGCGCGACGCTGCAGGCGGCGGTGTTGCTGGCCGTGGGTGTGCTGGTCACCGTCGAGGCGGTCGGCCGCCTGCTCGAGCCGGCGACGGCAGAGGTGGCGGCCACGCCGGTGCTGGTTTTCGGCGGCATCGGCCTGGCCGCCAACGCGCTCGGCATCTGGGTGCTCATTCGCGGCGGTGCGCGCGACGGGAACGTCAACATGCGCGCGGCGCTGCTGGAGGTCATGAACGACGCGCTCGGCTCGGTTATGGTGCTGGTCGCCGCCGTGGTCATCGCAGTCACGGGCTGGCAGCAGGCTGATGCGGTGGCCTCGCTGCTCATCGCCGCGCTCATCGTTCCCCGCACGCTGAAGCTGCTGCGCGAGACCGTGGCGGTTCTGCTGGAGAGCACCCCGCCGGGGCTGGACCTCGACGATGTCCGCCGCCACCTCCTGGCCTTGCCGCACGTGCTGGAGGTGCACGACCTGCATGCTTCGCAGATCACCAGCGGCCTGCCGGTGCTGACCGCCCACGTCGTGGTCGAGGACCGGTGCTTCTTCGATGGTCACGCGCCACAGGTGCTCGACCAGCTGCAGGCCTGCCTAGCCGAGCACTTCCCGGTCAGCGTCGAGCACAGCACGTTCCAGCTGGAGATGGTCGCCCACACCGGCCACGAGCTGGCTGCCCACTCCTGA
- a CDS encoding ArsR/SmtB family transcription factor, translated as MKAQRNAPAAMASAGSETAALSPAASLFHSLSDPTRLAILRHLAAGEQRVVDLTTRLGLAQSTVSAHLACLRDCGLVNSRPQGRASLFSLSAGPRLMALLAAAEGLLAETGDIVDLCPTHGAAARAAADTC; from the coding sequence ATGAAAGCGCAGCGGAACGCCCCGGCCGCGATGGCGTCGGCCGGTAGCGAGACCGCCGCCCTCTCTCCTGCGGCATCGCTGTTCCACAGCCTGTCCGACCCGACCCGGTTGGCGATCCTGCGCCACCTGGCAGCCGGCGAGCAGCGTGTGGTGGACCTGACGACGCGCCTGGGCTTGGCCCAGTCGACGGTGTCGGCGCACCTTGCGTGCCTGCGCGACTGCGGACTGGTCAACTCGCGCCCGCAGGGCCGGGCGTCGCTGTTCTCCCTCTCGGCCGGGCCGCGGCTCATGGCACTGCTCGCCGCGGCCGAAGGGCTGCTGGCAGAGACCGGGGACATTGTCGACCTGTGCCCCACCCACGGTGCGGCTGCCCGAGCAGCCGCAGACACCTGCTGA
- a CDS encoding class I SAM-dependent methyltransferase, with protein sequence MNRIETMVVDSGPRRGLQRWYETPALLRLGGKLPPGSRALELGCGAGYGTGLILEQFGAERVDAIDLDPQMVARATRRLAPYGGRVRLSTGDVTDLRRVLDAPDGGYDAVFDFAILHHVEDWQAAVGEIARVLRPGGRFYFDEVTADALATRGYRWLFEHPTHNRFTAAEFVAELERQGLAVGSRWLTRIRGHYLLGVADRAAHAPA encoded by the coding sequence ATGAACCGGATCGAGACGATGGTGGTGGACAGTGGTCCCCGGCGAGGGCTGCAGCGCTGGTACGAGACACCCGCATTACTGCGGCTCGGGGGCAAGCTCCCGCCCGGGTCGCGCGCTCTGGAGCTGGGCTGCGGAGCCGGCTACGGCACGGGGCTGATTCTGGAACAGTTCGGTGCCGAGCGGGTGGATGCCATCGACCTGGACCCGCAGATGGTGGCGCGGGCCACCCGGCGGCTGGCACCCTACGGCGGCCGGGTCCGCCTCAGCACCGGCGACGTCACGGATCTGCGGCGGGTGCTGGACGCCCCCGACGGCGGCTACGACGCGGTCTTCGACTTCGCGATCCTGCATCACGTCGAGGACTGGCAGGCAGCCGTGGGTGAGATCGCTCGCGTGCTCCGCCCCGGAGGTCGCTTCTACTTCGACGAGGTCACTGCCGACGCACTGGCCACCCGGGGCTACCGCTGGCTGTTCGAGCACCCCACGCACAACCGGTTCACCGCGGCCGAGTTCGTCGCCGAGCTCGAGCGCCAGGGACTCGCCGTCGGCAGTCGGTGGCTCACCCGCATCCGGGGGCACTACCTGCTCGGCGTCGCCGACCGGGCGGCTCACGCGCCAGCCTGA
- a CDS encoding cadmium resistance transporter, producing the protein MELATWTAQAIGLFVATNIDDIIVLSLFYARGAGQSGTTARILAGQYLGFGAILAAAVLVALGARSFLPEDAIPYFGLIPLALGLLAAWRAWRSDDDDDDDEDKVAGKSVAALTVAAVTFANGGDNIGVYVPVFATIGTAGIVAYCVVFLALVAVLVVAARFVATRKAIAEFLERWEDVLFPLVLIGLGVVILVEGGAFGL; encoded by the coding sequence ATGGAACTCGCGACCTGGACCGCGCAGGCCATCGGCCTGTTCGTGGCCACCAACATCGACGACATCATCGTGCTGTCGCTGTTCTACGCCCGCGGCGCCGGCCAGTCAGGCACCACCGCGCGCATCCTCGCCGGCCAGTACCTCGGTTTCGGCGCCATCCTGGCCGCGGCGGTGCTGGTCGCCCTGGGAGCGCGGAGCTTCCTGCCCGAGGACGCCATTCCGTACTTCGGGCTCATCCCGCTGGCTTTGGGCTTGCTCGCGGCGTGGCGAGCCTGGCGTAGCGACGACGACGATGACGACGACGAGGACAAGGTCGCCGGCAAGTCGGTGGCCGCGCTGACCGTCGCCGCGGTCACCTTCGCCAACGGCGGAGACAACATCGGCGTGTACGTACCGGTGTTCGCCACCATCGGTACCGCCGGCATTGTCGCCTACTGCGTCGTCTTCCTGGCCCTGGTCGCCGTGCTGGTCGTCGCGGCACGGTTCGTCGCCACTCGAAAGGCGATCGCTGAGTTCCTCGAGCGGTGGGAGGACGTGCTGTTCCCGCTGGTCCTCATCGGCCTCGGTGTCGTCATTCTTGTCGAGGGTGGGGCCTTCGGGCTCTAG
- a CDS encoding transposase has protein sequence MGRPSKYSPEFREQAVELVRATGKTVAEVARDLQINDTTLGNWVKADRAERGEPDSSGLLPLTAEERAELTRLRRENAKLKTEREILKKAAAFFVTESTR, from the coding sequence ATGGGCCGACCGAGCAAGTACTCACCGGAGTTCCGGGAGCAGGCCGTGGAGCTGGTCCGCGCGACCGGGAAGACGGTCGCCGAGGTCGCTCGTGACCTGCAGATCAACGACACAACGTTGGGCAACTGGGTCAAGGCCGACCGCGCCGAGCGGGGCGAGCCCGACTCCAGCGGGCTGCTGCCGTTGACGGCCGAGGAGCGGGCCGAGCTGACCCGGCTGCGGCGGGAGAACGCGAAGCTCAAGACCGAGCGGGAGATCTTGAAAAAAGCGGCGGCCTTCTTCGTGACGGAGTCGACGAGGTGA
- a CDS encoding IS3 family transposase — protein MTRFAFIDREKAHYDVAALCRLLKVSRSGFYAWLRRPPSARTVADEVLTTQIRTAFDDNRRVYGAPRIHAELAEAGVQVGRKRVARLMRQAEIVGCHRRKRSFSITQQDPRAEAAPDRVDRKFVATAPNQLWVADVERHEALSNRAVVEGHRGRSVAAGR, from the coding sequence GTGACGCGGTTCGCCTTCATCGACCGGGAGAAGGCACACTATGACGTTGCCGCGCTGTGCCGGCTGTTGAAGGTCAGCCGCTCGGGCTTCTACGCCTGGCTGCGTCGCCCACCCTCGGCGCGGACGGTGGCCGACGAGGTGCTGACCACCCAGATCCGCACGGCCTTCGACGACAACCGCCGGGTGTACGGCGCGCCCCGGATCCATGCCGAGCTCGCCGAGGCTGGCGTGCAGGTGGGGCGCAAGCGCGTGGCCCGGCTGATGCGCCAGGCTGAGATCGTCGGCTGTCACCGGCGCAAGCGGTCGTTCTCGATCACCCAGCAAGACCCGCGAGCGGAGGCCGCCCCAGACCGGGTGGACCGCAAGTTCGTGGCGACCGCGCCGAACCAGCTGTGGGTGGCCGACGTTGAGCGCCACGAGGCGCTCTCGAACCGTGCGGTGGTGGAAGGACACCGCGGCCGGTCCGTCGCAGCGGGCCGGTGA